A genomic stretch from Rhodomicrobium vannielii ATCC 17100 includes:
- the tnpB gene encoding IS66 family insertion sequence element accessory protein TnpB (TnpB, as the term is used for proteins encoded by IS66 family insertion elements, is considered an accessory protein, since TnpC, encoded by a neighboring gene, is a DDE family transposase.) produces MIPVPTGVRVWLATGHTDMRRGFPSLSLQVQEVLQRDPLSGHLFCFRGRRGDLLKVIWHDGQGACLFTKRLEKGRFLWPSPADGAISISPAQLGYLLSGIDWRNPQKTWRPTSVG; encoded by the coding sequence ATGATCCCGGTTCCGACCGGCGTGCGGGTGTGGCTGGCGACGGGTCACACCGATATGCGCAGGGGCTTCCCGTCGCTGTCCTTGCAGGTCCAGGAGGTTTTGCAGCGCGATCCTTTGAGCGGCCATCTGTTTTGCTTTCGCGGCCGCCGGGGCGATCTTCTGAAGGTGATCTGGCATGACGGCCAGGGCGCCTGCCTTTTTACGAAGCGTCTGGAGAAAGGCCGGTTCTTGTGGCCGAGCCCGGCTGACGGCGCGATCTCGATTTCGCCCGCGCAGCTTGGCTATCTGCTCTCCGGGATCGATTGGCGCAATCCGCAAAAAACCTGGAGACCGACTTCGGTTGGCTGA
- a CDS encoding type II toxin-antitoxin system ParD family antitoxin, protein MSTQYRKTVSLTDRDDRFISAQIESGEYGNASEVVRAGLRLLEQEKLKLKALRQAIAEGDADLAAGRFRSYKAGDLVREMQDAIKR, encoded by the coding sequence ATGTCCACCCAATACCGCAAAACCGTCTCCCTGACGGACCGGGATGACCGCTTCATCAGCGCCCAGATTGAGAGTGGCGAATACGGCAATGCCAGCGAAGTGGTGCGTGCCGGACTACGCCTTCTGGAACAAGAGAAGCTGAAGCTCAAGGCCCTGCGGCAGGCTATCGCCGAGGGCGATGCCGACTTGGCTGCCGGGCGCTTCCGGAGCTACAAAGCGGGAGACCTGGTGCGGGAAATGCAGGACGCCATCAAACGCTGA
- the tnpC gene encoding IS66 family transposase, whose product MILAERAARLSAEAVAARARAATSSTDALIAHLRLEIEKLRRVLYGSRSEHKARLLEQMELQLEELETAAAEDELLAETATARTQGTPSSTRKHPSRKPFPAHLPRERVVLPAPTCCPSCGSTKLSKLGEDVTETLEVVPRRWKVIQTVREKFSCRCCEAIAQPPAPFHATPRGFAGPGLLAMILFEKFGQHQPLNRQSERYAREGVELSVSTLADQVGSCMAALQPLQALIEAHVLSAERLFGDDTTVPILAKGKTVTGRIWTYVRDDRPFGGTAPPAALYYASRDRRQEHPESHLRDFAGILQADAYSGYNGLYDPAREKGAIVSALCWAHARRQFFELADIAANAKRGKQAPAISPIALEAVKRIDALFDIERSINGLPASERLRVRQKQSAPLLADLKTSLGEERSRLSRSASVARPIDYLLKRWDRFAAFLGDSRICLSNNSAERALRGFALGRKSWLFAGSDRGADRAAFMMTMIMTAKLNGIDPMAWLADVLARIAGQPQSRLHELLPWEWKQPGLQLAA is encoded by the coding sequence ATGATCCTCGCCGAGCGCGCCGCCCGCCTTTCCGCCGAGGCCGTTGCGGCTCGCGCTCGCGCGGCGACATCCAGCACGGACGCGCTGATCGCTCATCTGAGGCTCGAGATCGAGAAGCTGCGGCGGGTGCTTTACGGTAGCCGCTCGGAGCACAAGGCGCGGCTCCTGGAGCAGATGGAGCTTCAGCTCGAAGAGCTGGAGACAGCCGCGGCCGAGGACGAGCTTCTCGCCGAGACAGCCACAGCCCGGACGCAAGGCACGCCATCCTCTACGCGCAAGCATCCATCGCGCAAGCCTTTCCCGGCGCATCTGCCGCGCGAGCGCGTGGTGCTCCCGGCGCCGACATGTTGTCCGTCTTGCGGCTCGACGAAGCTGTCGAAGCTCGGCGAGGACGTCACCGAGACGCTCGAGGTTGTTCCGCGCCGCTGGAAAGTCATCCAAACGGTGCGCGAGAAGTTCTCCTGCCGGTGCTGCGAGGCGATCGCGCAACCGCCGGCGCCCTTTCATGCAACGCCGCGCGGTTTTGCCGGGCCGGGCCTTTTGGCCATGATCTTGTTCGAGAAGTTCGGCCAGCACCAGCCTCTCAACCGGCAAAGCGAGCGGTATGCGCGCGAAGGCGTCGAACTTTCCGTCTCGACGCTGGCCGATCAGGTTGGGTCCTGCATGGCGGCGCTGCAACCGCTCCAGGCGCTGATCGAGGCCCATGTTCTTTCGGCCGAACGGTTGTTTGGCGACGACACGACGGTGCCGATCCTGGCGAAAGGCAAGACAGTCACCGGCCGCATCTGGACCTATGTCAGAGACGATCGCCCTTTTGGCGGGACCGCGCCGCCGGCCGCGCTTTACTACGCTTCGCGAGACCGAAGGCAGGAGCATCCCGAGAGCCATCTTCGAGACTTCGCCGGCATTTTGCAGGCCGACGCCTATAGCGGCTATAACGGGCTTTACGATCCGGCGCGCGAAAAAGGCGCCATCGTCTCGGCGCTGTGCTGGGCGCACGCCAGGCGCCAGTTCTTCGAACTGGCTGACATCGCCGCCAACGCGAAGCGCGGCAAACAGGCGCCGGCCATCTCCCCGATTGCGCTGGAAGCGGTCAAGCGCATCGACGCGCTGTTCGACATCGAGCGCTCCATCAACGGCCTTCCCGCCAGCGAGCGCCTGCGCGTGCGCCAGAAGCAAAGCGCGCCGCTTCTGGCCGATCTGAAAACCTCGCTTGGCGAGGAGCGCTCGCGATTGTCGCGCTCGGCTTCCGTCGCCAGGCCCATCGATTATCTGCTCAAGCGCTGGGATCGGTTCGCCGCTTTCCTTGGCGACAGCCGCATCTGCCTGAGCAACAACTCGGCCGAACGAGCGCTGAGAGGTTTTGCGCTCGGAAGAAAGTCGTGGCTCTTCGCCGGTTCAGATCGCGGCGCCGACCGGGCCGCCTTTATGATGACGATGATCATGACGGCCAAACTCAACGGCATCGATCCGATGGCTTGGCTGGCCGATGTGCTCGCCCGCATCGCAGGCCAGCCGCAAAGCCGACTCCATGAGCTGCTGCCCTGGGAATGGAAGCAGCCCGGCTTGCAACTGGCGGCGTAG
- a CDS encoding ArdC family protein, producing the protein MTRAAPSLDVYQAVTDRIVAALESAGEASLPWHRPGLDSLLPKNASTGNGYRGINVVSLWAEAQLAGYTRNLWASYRQWQELGAQVKKGAKSSIVIFYKEFEVEPETANPDDDGKRRVAKASRVFNASQVEGFELPPMPENLGPIARNARADEVVAATGADIRHGGEAAYYRPSADYIQMPEEGLFMDNAHRCRSEAYYSVLFHELGHWSGAERRLNRKLGNKFGSPDYALEELIAELTSAFLCAELRFSPQPRPDHAQYIANWLKALKSDKRAVFTASARAAEAADFLVKPSS; encoded by the coding sequence ATGACCCGCGCCGCACCTTCCCTCGACGTCTATCAGGCCGTCACCGACCGCATCGTCGCCGCCCTTGAATCCGCCGGGGAAGCCTCCCTGCCGTGGCATCGCCCGGGCCTCGACAGTCTCCTGCCGAAGAATGCTTCCACCGGCAACGGCTACCGGGGCATTAACGTCGTCTCCCTGTGGGCCGAGGCCCAGCTTGCCGGATACACCCGCAACCTTTGGGCCAGCTACCGGCAGTGGCAGGAACTCGGAGCCCAGGTGAAGAAGGGCGCCAAAAGCTCCATCGTCATCTTCTACAAGGAGTTCGAGGTCGAGCCCGAAACCGCCAACCCCGACGACGACGGCAAGCGCCGGGTCGCAAAGGCGAGCCGCGTGTTCAACGCGAGCCAGGTCGAGGGGTTCGAGCTGCCGCCCATGCCGGAAAACCTCGGGCCGATCGCCCGCAATGCCCGCGCGGACGAGGTGGTTGCCGCCACCGGCGCCGACATCCGCCACGGCGGGGAAGCGGCCTATTACCGTCCGTCCGCCGATTACATCCAGATGCCCGAGGAAGGGCTGTTCATGGATAATGCCCATCGATGCCGGTCGGAGGCTTACTATTCCGTGCTGTTCCATGAGCTCGGGCACTGGAGCGGTGCCGAACGCCGCCTCAACCGCAAGCTCGGCAACAAGTTCGGGTCGCCCGACTACGCCCTGGAGGAGCTGATTGCGGAGCTGACCAGCGCATTCCTCTGCGCCGAGCTCCGGTTCTCCCCGCAGCCGCGTCCCGACCACGCGCAGTATATCGCGAACTGGCTCAAAGCCCTGAAATCCGACAAGCGCGCCGTGTTTACCGCGTCCGCGCGGGCCGCCGAAGCTGCCGATTTCCTCGTGAAGCCCTCCTCGTGA
- a CDS encoding S1/P1 nuclease has translation MRKHIPAAILTVCSAVFHAGPAFGWGDTGHRIICRIAYDELRPEVRGRVDALEAIDPRYRTFTDLCTAADKSPRMRPAEHFVNLPRSARSIDPATPCPVSDRCVVSAVLDDMRDLAFAQDVTEQLRLLKTLTHFMGDIHQPMHVSFEDDKGGNLISASGLCGRSLHAAWDSCLIEKTLGFDSDTIATSLEAEITSGDRSRWLAGDIGPKAVASWANETFTITTRPEVGYCERASDGCRYSAYQPEYHGGAQKVVVVDEHYLSVNAPFVRDRIKAAGVRLGAVLNSVLMPDQSPVGEYPERTRQ, from the coding sequence TTGAGAAAACACATACCAGCCGCCATCCTTACAGTTTGTTCTGCCGTATTCCATGCCGGTCCTGCCTTCGGATGGGGTGACACCGGCCACAGGATCATCTGCCGCATAGCTTACGACGAGCTGCGCCCGGAGGTCCGTGGCAGGGTTGATGCGCTGGAAGCGATTGATCCCCGCTACAGGACGTTTACTGACCTTTGCACAGCCGCCGACAAGTCTCCCCGTATGCGGCCTGCGGAGCATTTCGTGAACCTGCCCCGTTCGGCCCGGTCCATTGATCCAGCGACACCATGCCCAGTATCGGATCGATGTGTGGTGTCCGCCGTCCTTGATGATATGCGCGACCTCGCTTTTGCCCAGGACGTTACCGAGCAACTCCGTCTTTTGAAGACCCTGACGCATTTCATGGGGGATATACACCAGCCCATGCATGTGAGCTTTGAGGATGACAAAGGCGGCAACCTCATTAGCGCGTCGGGCCTGTGCGGACGAAGCCTTCATGCCGCGTGGGATAGCTGCCTTATTGAAAAGACGCTGGGATTCGATTCGGACACTATCGCTACGTCATTGGAGGCCGAGATAACCAGCGGCGACCGTTCCCGTTGGCTCGCAGGCGACATTGGCCCCAAGGCCGTGGCCAGTTGGGCAAACGAAACCTTTACCATTACGACGCGGCCGGAGGTTGGCTATTGCGAACGGGCCTCGGACGGGTGCCGCTACAGCGCATACCAGCCCGAATATCACGGAGGCGCCCAGAAGGTGGTCGTTGTTGACGAGCACTATCTGTCCGTGAACGCTCCCTTCGTGCGGGACCGCATCAAGGCAGCAGGTGTCAGGCTCGGCGCGGTTTTGAACAGCGTTCTTATGCCAGACCAGTCACCGGTCGGTGAATACCCCGAGCGTACACGGCAATAA
- a CDS encoding replication protein RepA produces MKLTDAPNIRDQDLLAELERQRTSPVLEVIIRQLEQKQARRDELAALPRDQRRRVVTAGALELSEPSKQDLRHIHSVLAICGLPYDRLPIEQREFERKQGNMALDVTAGFLRDPNGEKIHQPVPFGPKARLILMHLCSEAIRQKSPTIEIADTLTGFVRDMGFPKSGGKKGPLTAFKEQLNALAACTMKLTVWNGERVRTRSITPIDEMDLWLPTHPDQRSLWPSTVTFSPAMYESLQKHALPINTHVVRAFAGSARKLDLYFWLGYRIHNIEEPVTISWEALKDQFGSGFKRDRDFRANLARELNEIKETLRKLPVSVTENGLKLTPAEPSALALPVAKPVKPTLIPKAS; encoded by the coding sequence GTGAAATTGACCGACGCCCCAAACATCCGCGACCAGGACCTTCTGGCCGAGCTGGAGCGTCAGCGCACGAGCCCCGTTCTGGAAGTCATTATCCGCCAGCTGGAGCAGAAGCAGGCGAGACGCGATGAACTGGCGGCGCTTCCGCGCGACCAGCGGCGGCGCGTGGTGACGGCGGGCGCGCTTGAGCTCTCGGAGCCGTCGAAGCAGGACCTTCGCCATATCCACAGCGTGCTTGCCATCTGCGGCCTGCCTTACGACCGGCTGCCCATCGAGCAGCGGGAGTTCGAGCGCAAGCAGGGCAACATGGCGCTGGATGTGACAGCCGGTTTCCTGCGCGACCCCAATGGCGAAAAAATCCACCAGCCGGTGCCCTTCGGGCCGAAGGCGAGGCTGATCCTGATGCACCTTTGCTCGGAAGCCATCCGTCAGAAATCCCCGACCATCGAAATCGCCGACACGCTGACCGGCTTCGTCCGCGACATGGGCTTCCCGAAAAGCGGCGGCAAGAAAGGCCCGCTGACCGCGTTCAAGGAACAGCTCAACGCGCTTGCCGCCTGTACGATGAAGCTCACCGTCTGGAACGGGGAGCGCGTACGGACACGCTCCATCACGCCCATCGACGAGATGGACCTGTGGCTTCCGACCCATCCGGACCAGCGCAGCCTCTGGCCTTCGACCGTCACGTTCAGCCCGGCCATGTATGAGAGCTTGCAGAAGCACGCCCTTCCCATCAACACCCATGTCGTCAGGGCTTTTGCCGGGTCCGCGCGGAAGCTTGACCTGTATTTCTGGCTCGGCTACCGCATCCACAACATCGAAGAGCCGGTCACCATCAGCTGGGAGGCGCTTAAGGACCAGTTCGGGTCCGGCTTCAAGCGGGACAGGGACTTCCGGGCAAACCTTGCCCGCGAGCTCAACGAAATCAAGGAAACGCTAAGAAAGCTGCCGGTGAGCGTCACCGAGAACGGCCTGAAGCTCACGCCCGCCGAACCGAGCGCGCTCGCGCTGCCCGTGGCGAAGCCGGTCAAGCCGACCCTCATCCCGAAGGCATCCTGA
- a CDS encoding type II toxin-antitoxin system RelE/ParE family toxin: MPTHPPLSPKRLDISDAARADIRETITHLTEKAGGEVAMRFLQRIDDELVALADLGHSGVSREWISPGLRLHVLGDYCIYFRVTDRETRVVRFLHGARDVSAIVFDFEH; encoded by the coding sequence ATGCCGACTCACCCTCCGCTTTCCCCCAAACGGCTCGACATTTCCGATGCCGCTCGCGCTGATATCCGCGAAACCATCACACATCTGACGGAGAAGGCGGGTGGCGAGGTTGCCATGCGCTTCCTTCAGCGCATCGATGACGAGCTGGTTGCTCTCGCCGATCTTGGTCACAGTGGCGTATCCCGCGAGTGGATAAGCCCCGGCCTTCGCCTGCATGTTCTGGGCGACTATTGCATCTATTTCCGCGTTACCGACCGCGAAACCCGCGTCGTTCGCTTTCTGCATGGCGCAAGGGACGTTAGCGCGATTGTATTCGATTTCGAGCATTAG
- a CDS encoding HNH endonuclease, whose translation MRFWWVNQNQTYRHEIRGGYLWSPKRNANGNRNAFYESMREVAPGDIVFSFKDTLICAIGVAQSYCWESPKPDEFGNAGAYWEDIGWKVTVLFTELTHRIRPKDHMDLLKALLPRKYSPLQDSGNGNQAVYLTEVPEGMADALVGLIGYEAQVVLHAAGEVLPVPADDLEEQERKIEHRIEADSTIVETDRQALIRARRGQGLFKDRVSRIEACCRVTKVDNPTHLIASHCKPWRDSTNEERLDGENGLLLTPSIDHLFDRGFISFEDTGRLIISPVAHRPSLRRMGVETDNPVNVGVFTSGQKKFLDLHRNGVLLQAMRG comes from the coding sequence ATGCGCTTTTGGTGGGTTAATCAGAACCAGACCTATCGCCACGAGATCCGAGGCGGATACCTCTGGTCGCCCAAGCGCAATGCCAACGGTAATCGCAACGCTTTCTACGAATCCATGCGAGAGGTGGCGCCGGGAGACATCGTATTCTCCTTCAAAGACACCCTTATCTGTGCCATCGGCGTGGCGCAGTCCTACTGCTGGGAAAGCCCCAAGCCAGACGAGTTCGGTAACGCCGGGGCCTATTGGGAAGATATCGGCTGGAAAGTCACCGTGCTGTTCACGGAACTGACGCACAGGATCCGGCCTAAAGACCACATGGACCTGCTGAAGGCTCTTCTACCCCGAAAATACAGTCCGCTCCAGGATAGCGGCAACGGCAATCAGGCCGTCTACCTCACTGAGGTGCCCGAGGGCATGGCTGATGCCCTCGTGGGACTTATCGGTTATGAGGCCCAAGTTGTCCTGCATGCAGCCGGGGAGGTGCTGCCCGTCCCGGCTGACGATCTTGAAGAGCAGGAACGGAAAATCGAACACAGGATCGAGGCGGACAGTACGATCGTGGAGACCGACCGCCAGGCGTTGATTCGGGCGCGGCGCGGCCAAGGCCTGTTCAAGGACCGGGTTAGCCGGATTGAAGCTTGCTGCCGCGTAACTAAAGTCGACAACCCAACCCATCTGATTGCCAGCCATTGCAAGCCTTGGCGAGATTCAACGAACGAGGAACGGCTCGACGGGGAGAACGGTCTTCTTCTCACGCCGAGTATCGATCACCTATTCGATCGGGGCTTCATCAGTTTCGAAGATACGGGGAGGCTCATCATCTCACCCGTGGCGCACAGGCCATCCCTTCGGAGGATGGGGGTCGAGACCGACAATCCCGTGAACGTCGGCGTCTTCACGAGCGGCCAGAAGAAGTTTTTGGATCTCCATCGAAACGGTGTGCTTCTTCAAGCCATGCGCGGGTAG
- a CDS encoding ParA family protein translates to MEQLQERASVIVFGSPKGGVGKSTLCLSLAGAIVRGGGKVLILDLDNNKTLADWYEKYPDAVAGLTVKALASDQLTDTLESQVDAGYDSILIDVAGSAERALYIAATAADLIITPARISGPDLVQATRLLRDIRAVTRGQIKKIPHLILLNDVHPLHPAYQTAAVEQIDAAGLPRFRTLLYNRAAYREAFLTGKPPHFADDTRAPVKKTIEEIDALLGEVLDIINPEEAVHELAA, encoded by the coding sequence ATGGAACAACTGCAAGAACGCGCCAGCGTCATCGTCTTTGGGTCTCCCAAGGGCGGCGTCGGCAAATCGACCCTTTGCCTTTCCTTGGCAGGGGCGATCGTCAGGGGTGGGGGCAAGGTTCTGATCCTTGACCTCGACAACAACAAAACCCTCGCCGACTGGTACGAAAAGTATCCCGACGCTGTTGCGGGCCTCACCGTCAAGGCGCTGGCCAGCGACCAGCTAACCGACACGCTCGAATCCCAGGTTGACGCCGGGTATGATTCCATCCTCATCGATGTCGCCGGTTCGGCGGAGAGGGCTCTGTACATCGCCGCCACGGCTGCGGATCTGATCATCACACCCGCCCGCATCAGCGGCCCCGACCTCGTGCAGGCGACGCGGCTTCTGCGTGACATTCGCGCTGTCACGCGCGGCCAGATCAAGAAGATCCCGCACCTCATTCTCCTGAACGATGTTCACCCGCTTCATCCGGCCTATCAGACAGCCGCCGTCGAGCAGATCGATGCGGCCGGTTTGCCAAGATTCCGGACGCTCCTTTATAACCGCGCGGCCTACCGGGAAGCCTTCCTCACCGGGAAGCCCCCGCATTTTGCCGACGACACACGGGCTCCTGTCAAAAAGACCATTGAGGAGATCGATGCCCTCCTGGGTGAAGTCCTCGACATCATCAATCCGGAGGAGGCCGTCCATGAACTCGCCGCTTAA
- the tnpA gene encoding IS66-like element accessory protein TnpA, giving the protein MSGDTFARRYSVVADTRRRWSEDEKQAIIAEALQPGVNVSAVARRHGIKPSLLFRWRKLAKNDEKPEPAPAFLPVSLTAPGKSRDTIYDHSASDAPAADNRIEIELLNGRRVRVGPGADMGALKRILDIADGRRP; this is encoded by the coding sequence ATGTCTGGAGATACTTTTGCCCGCCGGTATTCCGTAGTTGCTGATACCCGGCGCCGCTGGAGCGAGGACGAGAAGCAGGCGATCATCGCCGAGGCTTTGCAGCCCGGCGTGAATGTGTCAGCGGTCGCCCGCAGGCATGGGATCAAGCCAAGCCTTCTGTTTCGTTGGCGGAAGCTGGCCAAGAACGACGAGAAGCCAGAGCCCGCACCGGCATTCCTGCCGGTCTCTCTGACGGCGCCAGGGAAGAGCCGCGACACGATCTACGATCACAGCGCCAGTGACGCGCCCGCCGCCGATAATCGCATCGAGATCGAGCTTTTGAACGGGCGGCGCGTGCGGGTTGGCCCCGGCGCCGACATGGGCGCGTTGAAGCGCATTCTCGATATTGCCGACGGGAGGAGACCATGA